Sequence from the uncultured Methanobrevibacter sp. genome:
CGGTTTAACAACCATTTATGATTGTTATAATATAATTTAATTACAATACTATTTAAATTTAAAGAGAGAGCATTTGAAAAGTATTCGTGCGACAAGCTAAGGTCTATTTCCCATTTAAATCAGTGAAATTTTATTTCAATCCTCGTTATGACGGGATTTTCCCCATTGAAACTCATAATTAAGTGATTGATTATGAGGTTGCATGATATTATGCATAAATAAGTATAAAGCATTCATTGTACTTATGTGCTAGGGAAAGAGTGAAAAAGGTTAACGTGAGTGAACAATTGTAAGCTTCGTAAATCAAGCCAGTAGGTAGGATGCAACGTTAAATTTTATTTAACTACTATTGTATGCAAATTCACAGGAATAATCAATGATTACGTGATTATTTAGTCATAACCTTACAGTAATTTGCCGGAGTAGAGATTGAACCTTAATTCATTCGCTTCTGAAGTAGATCAACTTGGTAAGCCTCACAAGGTCTCACAACTATCTGTGAGTAAGCGGATTGTGAAAGAAGCCTAATTCCTTAGGAGGTAATGGATATCAGAGAAAGCAAAAGCCATTAACAGTCGAAAGACAATAGGAAATAATGGGAATAATAACTATAATGGATACCACACCTTCATGTGTGGCATGGATAACATGGCAGACTTCTGATTGGTGGAAAACGTGAATATAAAACGGAAAATAAGTAATTTATTCAAAGGATTAGTGATAAGATGAGATATACTCAAAACGATAATGTTTATGAGTCCACAGCACAATACGCTACGGATTGGTCTTGTATCAATTGGTACAAGGTCGAGAAGTATATAGATAAGTTACAGAAACGGATATATCATGCCGAAAGTATAGGAGATTCAAGAAAAGTACGAGATTTACAAAGAATATTGGTGAGAAGTACATCTGCTATTTTAATAGCAGTTAAACGTGTTACACAGATTAATAAAGGTAAAAGGACACCAGGAATTGATGGAAAAGTCATCAAAACTGATAAACAACGTGGAGAATTAGTTGATAAACTCAAAACTAGGAATATATCTAAACATGTTCCTAAACCTGCGTATAGAAGGGTGTATCAAGAAATTATTCGCATGGCGTTGGAACCTCAAATGGAGGTCAATTTTGAACCCATCAGTTATGGGTTTAGGCCGAAAAGAGGAGTTCATGACGCCGTAGAACGAATATTTAACATTATCCACAACAATAAATTCTGTGAAGTATTTGAAGGTGATTTTAAAGATTGCTTCAATAATTTATCTCACGAGTTTATTTTAAGTAAAAT
This genomic interval carries:
- a CDS encoding reverse transcriptase N-terminal domain-containing protein, yielding MRYTQNDNVYESTAQYATDWSCINWYKVEKYIDKLQKRIYHAESIGDSRKVRDLQRILVRSTSAILIAVKRVTQINKGKRTPGIDGKVIKTDKQRGELVDKLKTRNISKHVPKPAYRRVYQEIIRMALEPQMEVNFEPISYGFRPKRGVHDAVERIFNIIHNNKFCEVFEGDFKDCFNNLSHEFILSKIRGFPLIKLVERYLKAGYVDNGVFNRTVSGTPQGGLLSPLLANIALTGLEDYLNISYKKRTQIRNGETKEFYETKGKYRVTRYADDFVIFARSRR